A region of Chlamydia crocodili DNA encodes the following proteins:
- a CDS encoding leucyl aminopeptidase has protein sequence MVLFHSQASCSKRVKADAIILPFWKSKDKVKCASSMGKEYELHYKIALDNFSAKSGEVELIYSFGQGKEKRILLLGLGKNEELTSQEVLEAYAKATRLLRKAKCTTVNVVLPTISELRISVEDFLTNLASGILSLNYNYPKYTKESSNDPLLTKVNVMGIVPKISDRIFRKEENIFEGVYLTRDLVNGNADEVTPQKLANIAKGLAKEFPSVDAKILNKDAILKEKMGLLAAVAKGSAVDPCFIVLSYQGKPKSKDHTVLIGKGVTFDSGGLDLKPGKAMLTMKEDMAGAATVLGILSGIAALELPVNVTAIIPATENAIDAAAYKMGDVYTGMSGLSVEIGSTDAEGRLILADAMTYALKHCKPTRIIDFATLTGAMVVSLGEDVAGFFSNNDVLAQDLSEASADTSEALWRLPLVEKYDKALHSDIADMKNIGNNRAGAITAALFLRRFLEDQSVAWAHLDIAGTAYREKDEDFYPKYASGFGVRCLIYYIEKFLSK, from the coding sequence GTGGTTCTATTTCATTCTCAAGCGTCTTGTAGTAAACGTGTTAAAGCCGATGCGATTATTCTTCCTTTTTGGAAGTCTAAAGATAAAGTTAAATGCGCATCTTCAATGGGAAAAGAATATGAATTACATTATAAAATTGCCTTAGACAACTTTTCGGCAAAAAGCGGAGAAGTCGAACTTATTTATAGCTTTGGACAGGGAAAAGAAAAACGTATTTTGCTTCTAGGATTAGGAAAGAACGAAGAGTTAACCTCGCAAGAAGTTTTAGAAGCTTATGCCAAAGCAACACGTTTGTTGCGTAAGGCAAAATGTACAACGGTGAATGTTGTACTCCCTACAATTTCTGAATTGCGTATCTCCGTAGAGGATTTCCTTACAAATCTAGCTTCGGGGATCCTATCTTTAAACTATAATTATCCTAAATACACTAAAGAATCATCGAATGATCCCTTATTGACTAAAGTCAATGTAATGGGAATTGTTCCTAAGATTTCCGATAGAATCTTTAGAAAAGAAGAAAATATTTTTGAGGGTGTTTACCTGACTCGAGATCTTGTGAATGGTAATGCAGATGAGGTGACCCCTCAAAAATTAGCAAATATTGCTAAGGGATTGGCTAAGGAATTTCCTAGCGTTGATGCTAAGATTTTAAATAAAGATGCTATTCTTAAGGAAAAAATGGGTCTTTTAGCTGCTGTTGCTAAGGGATCAGCTGTAGATCCTTGTTTTATTGTTTTAAGCTATCAAGGTAAGCCAAAGTCTAAAGATCACACCGTACTTATTGGAAAGGGCGTAACTTTCGATTCAGGAGGATTAGATCTTAAGCCAGGCAAAGCTATGTTAACCATGAAGGAAGATATGGCTGGTGCTGCTACAGTATTAGGTATTCTTTCGGGAATAGCCGCTTTAGAGCTCCCCGTAAATGTTACTGCTATTATTCCTGCTACAGAAAATGCTATAGATGCTGCTGCTTATAAGATGGGAGATGTCTATACAGGTATGTCAGGATTATCAGTAGAGATTGGTAGTACAGATGCAGAAGGTCGCTTAATACTCGCAGATGCAATGACTTATGCTTTAAAGCACTGCAAGCCTACAAGAATTATTGATTTCGCTACATTAACAGGAGCCATGGTCGTCTCCTTAGGAGAGGATGTAGCTGGTTTCTTCTCTAATAATGATGTATTAGCTCAGGATCTTTCAGAAGCTTCAGCAGACACTAGTGAAGCTTTATGGAGACTTCCTCTTGTTGAAAAATATGATAAAGCTTTGCATTCTGATATTGCTGATATGAAAAATATTGGGAATAACCGTGCAGGAGCTATTACAGCGGCACTTTTCTTAAGGCGTTTTCTTGAAGATCAATCAGTAGCTTGGGCGCATTTAGACATTGCAGGTACTGCATATCGTGAAAAAGACGAAGATTTCTATCCAAAATATGCTTCTGGTTTCGGTGTTCGTTGTCTTATTTATTACATAGAAAAATTTCTATCTAAGTAA
- the hctB gene encoding histone H1-like DNA-binding protein Hc2, translated as MLGVQKKRSSKKTATKAVRKPARKAAAKKTATRKPAARKTVRKTAAKKTTARKTVRKTTARKTVAKKTATRKPAAKKAVRKTTAKKATVRKTVRKTTARKTVAKKPAVRKTVRKTAVKKATVRKTVRKTTTARKTVAKKPAVRKSTVRKTAARKTVAKPAMSCHKHHKHTAACKRVCSSSAKRRCGSKSRVRTAHGWRQQLMKLVSR; from the coding sequence ATGTTAGGAGTACAAAAAAAACGTAGCAGCAAGAAAACAGCTACTAAAGCTGTTCGTAAACCTGCTAGAAAAGCTGCTGCTAAGAAGACTGCTACTAGAAAGCCTGCTGCTAGAAAGACAGTTCGTAAGACAGCTGCTAAGAAAACTACAGCTCGCAAAACAGTTAGAAAAACTACGGCTCGTAAGACTGTAGCTAAGAAGACTGCTACTAGAAAGCCTGCTGCTAAGAAAGCAGTTCGTAAGACAACTGCTAAAAAAGCTACTGTTCGTAAGACAGTTAGAAAAACTACGGCTCGTAAGACTGTAGCTAAAAAGCCTGCAGTTAGAAAAACTGTTCGTAAGACAGCTGTTAAGAAAGCTACTGTTCGCAAAACAGTTAGAAAAACTACAACAGCTCGTAAGACTGTAGCTAAAAAGCCTGCAGTTAGAAAAAGCACAGTTCGTAAGACAGCTGCTAGAAAGACAGTAGCAAAGCCTGCTATGTCATGCCATAAGCATCATAAACATACAGCTGCTTGCAAGCGTGTATGTTCTTCTTCAGCTAAAAGAAGATGTGGTTCTAAAAGCCGTGTTCGTACAGCTCATGGCTGGCGTCAACAGTTGATGAAACTTGTTTCTCGATAG
- the holA gene encoding DNA polymerase III subunit delta produces the protein MQEYTCFQDFSKFYKEKAPALTVIGSNSEEDKNVCIELLISGKAQEFDASGLTVSDLSKSTESYGLFASKEVISIFQTEKLSQQTRDFLIRYAKNPHPHLTIFLFTTKQSSFQSLRKELVSVASLSLFGEWQSDREKRMTVLLSQRATSLGVSCSLALASAFIKKFPQGEMHNLIAEFHKLLCCIGKKPALEYSDIESFVVKKEQVSLWKLRDAILQRNTLESQTLLQALLYEHGEDPLGLIAFLRGQCLYGLRSLEEETGDRKHRFFISYGKERLHQALSYLFYAESIIKNNVQDSIIAVETLLIRMTNS, from the coding sequence ATGCAAGAATACACTTGCTTCCAAGATTTTTCCAAATTCTATAAGGAAAAGGCTCCTGCTCTTACAGTCATTGGTTCAAATTCTGAAGAGGATAAGAATGTATGCATTGAACTTCTTATCTCTGGGAAAGCTCAGGAATTCGATGCTTCAGGATTGACAGTTAGTGATTTATCAAAGTCGACAGAATCTTATGGATTATTTGCCTCCAAAGAGGTGATTTCTATTTTTCAAACTGAGAAGTTGTCTCAACAAACTCGCGATTTTCTTATCCGTTATGCCAAAAATCCTCACCCACATCTCACTATATTTTTATTCACTACGAAACAATCGTCCTTTCAATCTTTACGTAAGGAATTAGTCTCTGTTGCTTCCCTATCACTATTTGGTGAGTGGCAATCGGATAGAGAGAAGCGTATGACTGTTCTTCTTTCTCAAAGAGCCACGTCTTTGGGAGTCTCATGTTCTTTAGCTCTAGCCTCTGCATTTATTAAGAAATTTCCTCAGGGGGAGATGCATAACCTTATTGCAGAATTTCATAAGCTGCTCTGTTGCATAGGGAAAAAGCCAGCACTCGAGTATAGCGATATTGAAAGCTTTGTAGTAAAAAAAGAACAAGTATCTCTATGGAAATTGCGTGATGCTATTTTGCAGAGGAATACTTTAGAAAGTCAGACATTACTACAAGCTTTGCTCTATGAACATGGGGAAGATCCTCTAGGGTTGATAGCCTTTCTTCGTGGTCAGTGTTTATATGGTTTACGTAGTTTAGAAGAAGAAACAGGAGATAGGAAACACCGGTTTTTTATTTCCTATGGGAAAGAACGACTCCATCAAGCTCTGAGTTATTTATTTTATGCCGAGAGTATTATTAAGAATAATGTCCAAGACTCTATAATAGCTGTTGAAACTTTGCTGATTAGGATGACAAATTCATGA
- a CDS encoding SAM-dependent methyltransferase: MTLYIFPNTLGNRRVDLLPAVIGEIIPKLQGLIAESDRGGRAFLSLWKVQETHKFPIAVLNKNDRSVKAWDFYLEPIVKKQENWGLVSDSGLPCIADPGAGLVRRARALNLSIQAFSGPCSITLALMLSGLPGQNFTFLGYLPQNPKDRERCIKSSSGKQHTQICIETPYRNVHTFQALLETLPGYAELCVGVDITGDQEFVSTRSVNAWLRSADLDKVTKQITKTPAIFLFHTPR; the protein is encoded by the coding sequence ATGACTTTGTATATTTTCCCAAATACTTTAGGTAATCGACGTGTGGACCTTTTGCCTGCGGTTATCGGAGAGATTATCCCTAAACTTCAAGGTTTAATAGCAGAAAGTGATCGTGGGGGACGTGCTTTTCTTAGTCTCTGGAAAGTACAAGAGACACATAAGTTTCCCATCGCTGTGCTAAATAAAAATGATCGTTCTGTAAAAGCTTGGGATTTTTATCTCGAGCCTATTGTAAAAAAGCAGGAAAATTGGGGATTAGTTTCAGATTCTGGGCTTCCTTGCATTGCGGATCCTGGAGCAGGACTCGTGCGTCGTGCTCGTGCTCTTAATCTGTCGATTCAGGCGTTTTCAGGTCCATGTTCTATAACATTAGCGCTAATGCTATCGGGATTGCCCGGACAGAATTTTACTTTTTTAGGGTACCTTCCACAAAATCCTAAGGATAGGGAACGTTGTATAAAGAGTAGCTCAGGAAAACAACATACGCAAATATGTATTGAAACTCCGTACCGTAATGTTCATACGTTCCAAGCGTTATTAGAAACTCTACCGGGATATGCTGAGCTGTGTGTAGGTGTAGACATTACCGGAGATCAAGAGTTTGTCTCTACAAGATCGGTAAATGCTTGGTTGCGATCTGCAGATCTTGATAAGGTAACTAAACAAATCACAAAGACCCCGGCAATTTTTTTATTTCATACTCCGAGATAA
- a CDS encoding hydrolase — MKNTIKDIKAQNSGKAIPDDQIQFSCGGDGVTENAMRKPWNVSNQRITNIARGSGNPASGSIALKGDLSDYLQKGGVTTRGIFLRTTGGLMIGDINMGSTHTIVGLPTSYKTTVVNDNDIASVGMVSEDIGSLAAKVTDLIDRINNLSSADGLDKIIKDLGTPSNGTVTKPSEAKWLVRAGGNSMTGNLGFKKSEQSTPTDPEPTIKNLAITGSIASGVSAVGAISTGTTKENLQRIVAVNDLTETLDTISKNNTSYPKWTGMDVSFVCLKQGANSSSSTPNYTKSQNSEKYITSTSETSATLLRRGIYCVSFIYDFTQPTPPTTPPGTPTPATDVSCTLSLTPKSGTKTECYKLTGKSDTTLIGKTYIFVEGNQASIETTLSFEVTSTPSVAKRTWAVSFVGAAY, encoded by the coding sequence ATGAAAAATACAATTAAAGATATAAAAGCGCAAAATTCTGGAAAAGCTATTCCTGATGATCAGATTCAATTTTCCTGCGGAGGTGATGGTGTTACCGAGAATGCTATGCGTAAACCTTGGAACGTTTCGAATCAAAGAATTACAAATATAGCTCGTGGATCTGGAAATCCTGCTAGTGGGAGTATCGCTTTAAAAGGTGATCTTAGTGATTATCTTCAAAAGGGAGGTGTCACTACAAGAGGAATCTTTCTAAGGACAACAGGCGGATTGATGATTGGGGATATCAATATGGGATCTACTCATACTATCGTTGGTCTGCCTACATCATATAAAACCACTGTTGTTAATGATAATGATATAGCTTCTGTAGGTATGGTCTCAGAAGATATAGGTTCTCTTGCTGCTAAAGTAACCGATCTTATCGATCGTATAAATAATCTTTCTTCTGCGGATGGTTTAGATAAAATTATAAAAGATTTAGGAACGCCATCTAATGGAACTGTGACAAAACCCTCTGAAGCAAAATGGTTAGTGCGTGCTGGAGGAAACTCTATGACTGGCAATTTAGGATTCAAAAAAAGCGAGCAAAGTACACCTACGGATCCAGAACCCACTATTAAAAATCTTGCAATAACAGGCTCTATAGCAAGTGGTGTTTCAGCTGTTGGAGCTATTTCTACAGGGACAACGAAAGAAAATCTTCAAAGGATTGTTGCTGTAAATGACCTTACAGAAACTTTGGATACAATAAGTAAGAATAATACTTCATATCCTAAATGGACGGGTATGGACGTCTCTTTTGTTTGTTTGAAACAAGGAGCCAACAGTTCATCTTCAACCCCAAACTATACAAAGTCTCAAAATTCTGAGAAGTATATCACATCTACTAGTGAAACTAGTGCCACATTATTGCGTAGAGGCATTTATTGCGTTTCTTTTATCTATGATTTCACTCAACCAACTCCTCCAACTACACCACCTGGAACGCCTACTCCAGCTACAGATGTCAGTTGTACATTATCTCTTACTCCTAAAAGTGGTACAAAAACAGAGTGCTATAAATTGACAGGTAAGTCTGACACTACATTGATAGGAAAGACTTATATTTTTGTTGAAGGAAATCAAGCATCGATAGAGACAACATTAAGTTTTGAAGTTACATCTACTCCATCAGTTGCTAAACGAACATGGGCTGTATCTTTTGTAGGCGCCGCTTATTAA
- the hemW gene encoding radical SAM family heme chaperone HemW, with the protein MNGRKPLALYIHFPFCSKKCHYCSFYTIPYNPESVSLYCNAILQEGLSKLSTIQDTYFIDTIFFGGGTPSLIPPHHLHNIIKALAPHAQEITLEANPEDLSESYLRDLTLTPVNRISVGAQTFHDPLLKALGRIHSAAASLDAVHRCYEHEFNNISIDLIYGLPTQSLADFLSDLHQALTLPISHISLYNLTLDPHTSFYKHRRILAPSIANDDILAAMSLSAEELLSSRGFSRYELASYAKSQAESKHNLYYWTDKPFLGLGVSASQYIDNIRSKNFSRISQYLRAVRKNLPTHESTESLPEEERIKEALALRLRLTKGARLKDFPSSLIQSLTSIPLIKELFDHNDEFLSLNKQGRLFHDTIAEEIMNLSF; encoded by the coding sequence ATGAATGGTAGAAAACCCTTAGCCCTTTATATCCATTTTCCTTTTTGCTCAAAGAAATGCCACTACTGTAGCTTTTATACGATTCCTTACAATCCGGAATCTGTAAGTTTGTACTGCAATGCGATTCTTCAAGAAGGATTGAGTAAGCTATCTACTATTCAAGATACATATTTTATCGATACTATATTTTTTGGTGGAGGAACACCTTCGTTAATTCCTCCCCATCATTTACATAACATCATCAAAGCCCTAGCTCCTCATGCTCAAGAAATCACCTTAGAAGCAAATCCTGAGGATTTATCCGAGTCGTATTTAAGAGATCTTACCCTAACTCCCGTTAATAGGATTAGTGTTGGAGCACAGACCTTTCATGATCCCCTTCTTAAAGCTCTAGGAAGAATACATTCTGCAGCAGCATCTTTAGATGCTGTCCATCGTTGCTACGAACATGAATTTAATAACATCTCCATAGACCTTATTTATGGTCTCCCTACACAATCTTTGGCCGATTTTCTTTCAGATCTTCATCAAGCTCTGACTCTACCTATTTCGCATATTTCACTTTATAATTTGACCTTAGATCCTCATACATCGTTTTATAAGCACCGTCGTATTCTAGCGCCCTCTATTGCTAATGATGATATATTAGCAGCCATGAGTCTCTCTGCCGAAGAACTTCTATCTTCGCGGGGATTTTCTCGCTATGAACTTGCTTCGTATGCAAAATCTCAAGCAGAATCAAAACACAACCTCTACTACTGGACAGATAAGCCCTTTTTAGGGTTAGGCGTTTCTGCATCACAATATATTGATAATATACGCTCGAAAAATTTCTCAAGAATCTCACAGTATCTACGTGCTGTGCGAAAAAATCTTCCCACTCATGAATCTACAGAATCCCTACCAGAAGAAGAGCGTATCAAAGAAGCTCTAGCTTTAAGATTACGTCTTACCAAAGGAGCACGATTAAAAGATTTCCCATCTTCACTAATACAATCTCTCACGTCCATCCCTCTAATTAAAGAACTGTTCGATCATAACGATGAGTTTCTATCCTTAAATAAACAGGGTCGATTATTTCATGATACTATTGCTGAAGAAATCATGAATCTTTCTTTTTAA
- a CDS encoding 2-oxoglutarate dehydrogenase E1 component gives MDSEFAGQVHSSDMDWIEAMFQRFLNHETLDPSWKYFFEGYQLGQEGATSASSGNEEAYATLQEKKAQFLCMIYRYYGYLQSQISPLSSVNPSPLIQEKIKNIDLNEIVPSLGLLPQPKVPVRDLIQALKNFYCRSISVETLTCSPQLQEYVWKLMESKPPQRSPAELLRTYQDMCKATFFEEFLQIKFTGQKRFSLEGAESLIPMLEHLVHYGVTQDITNYILGMAHRGRLNVLTNVLGKPYSHVFMEFEDNPKARGLDVVGDVKYHKGYVSRSHSKNGEEVTFVMLPNPSHLEAVDPVVEGVVAALQHQVDSGKEHSCLAILVHGDAAFSGQGIVYETLQLSQVPGYSTGGTLHIVVNNHIGFTAQPRESRSTPYCTDIAKMLGIPVFRVNAEDVTACLQAIEYSLKVREEFNCDVIIDFCCYRKYGHNESDDPSITAPLLYDEIKKKSTIREIYRKYLLDNYSSEISEDDLTQTEKGVQDILSKEFQTLKQEESQTLPKRDCRHCDRMDLGELLVNDIDVSLSRDTVFHISSKLCGLPENFTPHPKVKALLDKRMKMANGEIGYDWGMAEELAFASLLIEKFSLRLSGQDAIRGTFSQRHLLWSDVKSGDTYTPLYHLSPDQGSVDIYNSPLSEYAVLGFEYGYAQQAERTLVLWEAQFGDFSNGAQIIFDQYISSAIQKWDLHSDLIVLLPHGYEGQGPEHSSARIERYLQLAANWNFQVVIPSTPVQYFRILREHTKRDLSLPLVIFTPKMLLRHPECTSFIDEFTVAGGFRPILEDIEPNYDAKILVLCSGKVYYDFKGALPQARKKDFACLRIESLYPLYLEDLLSLISKYSKVDHYVWLQEEPQNMGAFDYIFMATEEIFPKKLTCISRPRSSSTATGSARLSQQEFLTLMETLFSLGNV, from the coding sequence ATGGATTCCGAGTTTGCTGGACAAGTCCATTCTTCGGATATGGACTGGATCGAGGCTATGTTTCAAAGGTTTCTAAATCATGAAACCTTGGATCCTTCATGGAAATATTTTTTTGAAGGGTACCAATTAGGTCAAGAAGGCGCTACTTCAGCATCTTCTGGAAATGAAGAAGCATATGCTACTTTACAAGAAAAGAAAGCTCAGTTTCTTTGTATGATATACCGTTATTACGGATATCTACAAAGTCAGATTTCTCCTTTATCTTCTGTCAATCCTTCTCCTTTAATTCAAGAAAAGATCAAGAATATAGATCTTAATGAAATTGTCCCTTCTTTAGGTCTCCTTCCCCAGCCTAAAGTTCCTGTCCGTGATTTAATTCAGGCTTTAAAAAACTTTTATTGCCGAAGTATTTCCGTGGAAACTCTTACGTGTTCTCCTCAGTTACAGGAATATGTATGGAAGCTCATGGAGAGCAAGCCTCCTCAAAGATCTCCAGCAGAGCTTTTGCGCACATATCAAGATATGTGTAAAGCAACATTTTTTGAGGAATTTTTACAGATAAAATTTACAGGACAGAAAAGATTCTCTTTAGAAGGTGCTGAAAGCTTAATTCCTATGCTTGAGCATCTTGTTCACTATGGTGTTACTCAAGATATCACGAACTACATTCTTGGTATGGCTCATCGTGGACGATTGAATGTCTTAACGAATGTGTTGGGGAAGCCCTACTCTCATGTATTTATGGAGTTCGAGGATAACCCTAAAGCTCGAGGTTTGGATGTTGTCGGAGATGTGAAGTATCACAAAGGCTATGTTTCTAGATCTCATAGTAAAAATGGTGAGGAGGTGACCTTTGTTATGTTGCCGAATCCTAGCCATCTGGAAGCAGTAGACCCTGTTGTTGAAGGTGTTGTTGCTGCTTTACAACATCAAGTTGATTCAGGAAAAGAACACTCGTGTTTGGCGATTCTTGTTCATGGAGATGCCGCATTTTCAGGACAGGGAATTGTTTACGAAACTTTACAACTAAGTCAGGTTCCTGGGTATTCTACAGGGGGAACTCTCCATATTGTTGTAAATAACCATATAGGATTCACTGCACAACCTAGAGAATCGCGGTCTACACCTTACTGTACTGATATCGCTAAGATGTTGGGGATTCCTGTATTTCGTGTGAATGCTGAAGATGTTACTGCTTGTTTGCAGGCTATAGAATATTCGCTAAAAGTACGTGAAGAGTTTAATTGTGATGTTATCATTGATTTTTGTTGTTATCGGAAATATGGTCATAATGAAAGTGACGACCCCTCAATAACAGCTCCTTTACTTTATGATGAGATTAAGAAAAAATCGACGATTCGTGAAATCTATAGAAAGTATTTATTAGATAATTATTCTTCAGAAATCTCGGAGGATGACTTAACACAAACCGAAAAAGGTGTTCAAGATATCCTTAGTAAAGAATTTCAAACGTTAAAACAGGAAGAAAGTCAAACTCTACCTAAAAGAGATTGTCGTCATTGTGATCGTATGGATCTCGGTGAGTTATTAGTAAACGATATCGATGTTTCTTTAAGCAGGGATACAGTATTTCATATAAGTTCTAAATTATGTGGTCTTCCTGAGAATTTCACACCCCATCCTAAGGTTAAAGCTCTTCTTGATAAGAGAATGAAAATGGCTAATGGAGAAATCGGTTATGATTGGGGAATGGCTGAAGAACTCGCTTTTGCTTCTTTATTAATAGAGAAGTTTTCCTTACGTCTTTCAGGACAAGATGCCATTCGTGGAACCTTTAGTCAGCGTCATTTGTTGTGGAGTGATGTGAAATCTGGGGACACCTATACACCCTTATATCATCTATCTCCTGATCAGGGATCTGTGGATATCTATAATTCTCCATTATCAGAGTATGCTGTTTTAGGCTTTGAGTATGGTTATGCTCAACAAGCAGAGCGTACCCTTGTTTTATGGGAAGCACAATTCGGAGATTTTTCGAATGGAGCGCAGATTATTTTCGATCAGTATATTTCTTCTGCAATTCAGAAATGGGATTTACATTCTGATCTTATTGTTCTCTTACCTCACGGCTATGAAGGCCAAGGCCCGGAACATTCCTCAGCACGTATAGAAAGGTATTTACAACTAGCTGCAAATTGGAATTTCCAGGTTGTTATACCTTCAACTCCTGTGCAGTATTTCCGTATACTTCGTGAGCATACGAAGAGAGATTTATCCTTGCCTTTAGTGATCTTTACTCCAAAAATGCTTTTGCGCCATCCTGAATGCACAAGCTTTATAGATGAATTTACTGTTGCTGGAGGGTTTCGTCCCATCCTTGAAGATATAGAGCCTAATTATGATGCTAAGATTTTAGTATTGTGCTCTGGAAAGGTATATTACGATTTTAAAGGAGCTTTACCTCAAGCGCGTAAGAAAGACTTTGCTTGTTTACGTATTGAGAGTTTGTATCCCTTATACCTCGAAGATCTTCTTTCTTTGATTAGCAAATATTCTAAAGTTGACCATTATGTATGGCTTCAAGAAGAGCCCCAGAATATGGGTGCTTTTGATTATATATTCATGGCAACTGAAGAGATTTTCCCTAAAAAACTTACATGTATAAGCAGACCAAGAAGTAGTTCCACAGCCACAGGATCTGCACGTCTTAGCCAACAAGAATTTTTAACATTAATGGAAACATTGTTTTCTCTAGGTAATGTATGA
- the sucB gene encoding dihydrolipoyllysine-residue succinyltransferase — MITEVRVPNVAESISEVTIASLLVTSESLVQENQGIMEIESEKVNQLIYAPTSGRIVWSVAEGDIVAVGGIVAKIYDANEAVPDSPIEETPANEPVDAEIICFPRSKAHEPPAEGKNFVPLRDKIQNTPQSSGSKNEVRERMSSIRKTISRRLVSALHESAMLTTFNEIHMTPLMKLRKEKQDTFSSRYNVKLGLMSFFIKAVIEGLKAYPRVNAYIDGDEIVYRQYYDISIAVGTDRGLVVPVIRDCDKLSSGDIEVKLADLASRARDGLISVPELEGGSFTITNGGVYGSLLSTPIINPPQVGILGMHKIEKRPVVIDNTIAIADMMYVAFSYDHRIIDGKEAVGFLIKIKDAIEQPESLLDF; from the coding sequence ATGATTACAGAAGTACGCGTTCCCAACGTCGCTGAATCCATAAGCGAAGTAACAATAGCTTCTCTTTTGGTGACTTCAGAGAGTCTGGTTCAGGAGAATCAAGGCATTATGGAGATCGAAAGCGAAAAGGTAAATCAGCTTATTTATGCTCCTACATCTGGAAGGATTGTCTGGTCAGTTGCTGAAGGAGATATTGTTGCTGTTGGAGGAATCGTTGCTAAAATCTATGATGCTAATGAAGCTGTTCCTGACAGCCCTATAGAGGAAACACCTGCTAATGAACCTGTAGATGCGGAGATTATCTGTTTCCCAAGATCTAAAGCTCACGAACCTCCTGCAGAGGGAAAGAATTTTGTTCCTTTACGTGATAAAATTCAAAATACACCTCAATCTTCAGGATCTAAAAATGAAGTTCGTGAGCGTATGTCCTCAATACGTAAAACGATTTCTCGTCGTTTAGTTTCTGCTCTTCATGAATCGGCAATGTTAACAACGTTTAATGAGATTCATATGACTCCTCTTATGAAGCTCCGGAAGGAGAAACAAGACACCTTTTCTTCTCGTTATAATGTAAAATTAGGCCTGATGTCTTTCTTTATAAAAGCAGTTATTGAGGGATTAAAGGCTTATCCTCGCGTGAATGCATATATTGACGGTGATGAAATTGTCTACCGTCAATATTATGATATTTCTATTGCTGTAGGAACAGATCGCGGTCTTGTTGTTCCTGTGATTCGTGATTGTGATAAGCTCTCCAGTGGGGACATTGAAGTAAAACTTGCAGATCTAGCAAGTAGAGCTCGTGATGGTCTGATTTCTGTTCCAGAACTTGAGGGGGGAAGTTTCACCATCACTAATGGTGGTGTTTATGGTTCTTTACTTTCTACGCCTATTATCAATCCTCCTCAGGTGGGAATACTAGGTATGCATAAAATAGAAAAACGTCCTGTAGTTATTGATAATACCATAGCTATTGCAGATATGATGTATGTTGCTTTTAGCTATGATCACCGTATTATCGATGGTAAGGAAGCTGTAGGTTTTCTTATCAAAATTAAAGATGCTATAGAACAACCTGAAAGTCTGCTTGATTTTTAG
- the pgeF gene encoding peptidoglycan editing factor PgeF yields the protein MTQSNSENDLIKLTFPELSDLPLRHGLFPKQKDAEGYVYVPKNEQIRKNLGAECFCDLHQVHGTSLRHTTYTTPSGCPADGLYTQDPLISLHIRHSDCQPAIFYDPEKHVVANVHSGWRGLVGNIYAVTIATLKRMYNSHPRDLIVVIGPSLGPDYAIYPDYRELFPPSFFTFMPKENHMDFRAIARKQLLDQGISSAKITISERCTYTEHEIFFSSRYRNYYPEPNVIDTPIKKNNVTAVLLLPR from the coding sequence ATGACGCAATCAAATTCCGAAAATGATCTAATTAAACTAACCTTTCCAGAACTTTCTGATCTACCTTTACGTCATGGATTATTCCCCAAACAAAAAGATGCGGAAGGCTACGTCTATGTTCCTAAAAACGAACAGATCCGCAAAAACCTAGGTGCCGAATGTTTCTGTGATCTTCATCAGGTACATGGGACAAGCTTACGCCATACTACATATACGACCCCTTCAGGATGTCCTGCAGATGGGTTGTATACTCAAGATCCCCTCATTTCTTTACATATCCGTCATTCGGATTGCCAACCTGCTATCTTTTATGATCCAGAAAAGCATGTTGTTGCCAATGTACATTCAGGATGGCGAGGGCTTGTAGGGAATATTTACGCTGTAACAATAGCGACGTTAAAACGTATGTATAACTCGCATCCTCGAGATTTAATTGTTGTTATTGGCCCTTCTTTAGGTCCCGACTACGCTATTTATCCTGATTATAGAGAACTTTTTCCCCCGAGTTTCTTCACTTTTATGCCAAAAGAAAATCATATGGACTTCCGAGCTATAGCCAGAAAACAGTTGTTAGATCAGGGAATTTCTAGTGCTAAGATCACAATCTCCGAAAGATGTACATATACTGAGCATGAGATTTTCTTCTCTTCTCGTTATCGCAACTATTATCCGGAGCCCAATGTGATAGATACGCCAATAAAAAAGAACAACGTTACAGCTGTTCTTCTTCTTCCTAGATAA